ATCTGATTACAAGAAGTCACCAAAAGTTTCTTAATTAGAACAGAAACAATGAGTCAACATGGTATCACGCAAACACTAATTCGTGGCCCCAAACCCAGAGTTTTAACTTACAACTCTGTAGTTGTGTCCTATGAGAAGTACAGAGCTTCTAGGAGCAAACATCTGCATCTCAACACCCAAAATGAACCAGAAAGCCTGATGTAACTATTTATTTACCCAACATCTAGAGGTTGATACATTGACTTAAAACAATATCTTTGATCTAATAGAGAGTCAATATATACTCTAGATCTCAGCATAAACAAACCCATGCTCTAGTTCTCAATATGTTTCCGAAATGTCATCACAAGTCACATaagcacttttttttttataaccaaGTTACGTAAGCACATTGAGAGAATGATATAGAAAGATTCAGACAATCAGGCTTATATggaatttaaaaatttattgtaGCATATCAAGGCCTTAAAACACTTTCTATTTCGGTTACGAGTGCAGCTTTGATTATTCAAGCCCAACTTTTTACCAATGTCCTTCATTTACCAGGTGACTCACACTATTGCTAACTTCCCCTCATTCACCACAAATACAAGAATGATTCCTGACAAGGGCACGTCCCAAACACACCTGATATGATTCGTGAATAAATGAAgcacaatataatataaaaatgtaCAAAGTATAATAGGTAAATGTCGTGGAACAAACAAGTTGTAAGACTAATGAACTTTTATATGagatgtttttttattttgagaaaaGTAACATAAATTTACATAAGAGGAGTTTAGTGAAGTTGATCCGAAAGCAAGCAGAGAAAGCAGAGAGGTAGTACTTGAGAGAATGGAGGGCATGAGCCCCTAATCGATCTCAAGGAAGAAAAGTGGAGTAGTCGGAAACGACTTCTTTGAACTCGAAAACAATTTCACTTTCCATGATGTTATCCCGTAATTAATAACATGGGAGTGAATCAAAATCTAGACTTTTTTCTGTTTGAGAAAAGTAACAGTATGAATCAAAATCTTGACTTTCTGTTAGCTTAATGTGTATATCGTAGTGTATAAGAGAGCAATAGTATGGTTTATGCACTTCTAGTTTCTCTGTTCTTTTCAGCTCTCCATTCAAATGCCTTTAATGAGCCAAGGAGAATGTGTTCATGATATCGAATCTTTTGTACGGAGTAAATATATACTGAAGAACTTAGCAAAACATAAACCGGTAAAAAAATATTCCAAAATAACCAACTTCGTGGATTATAACGCTttccttcctttctttttcagAAGATAGCATTTTGAGTCCTCTCCCAGGAGAAGCGATAAGAACTCCACGTTGAAGGAGCATAACAGCCCAAAAATAGCATCACTGAGAATTGTacataagcaaaaaaaaaaaaggggggggaaCTCACAAACAAGGTCCAACCATGAAGGCTGAATCTGTTGTTGCATTAACCAGCATGCAAACTCAAGAATATATAAATGTAATAAAAGTCGAATAACTTCAACAACATAACATTTGAGCATAAGATTGATCTCAGTCAGCTCTTTTTTCCTAATTATTTCTGGAATTCCCACCAAAGCTCGCCCACCTTCTGAATGTGCAAGCCACCAGATTCCTTCCTGTTGTAAGTCCTAGCCTGGCCTTAAAGGAATTTGACCTCCCAGTAGTGTTTGATGCAATACTTACACCTCTTACTTGGCCAGCCAACTGCCTATTTTCATTCCCAACTTCAGGCACACCACCATCACTTGCACTTGCATCTGGATTTTCAGGTTCAGGTGTATCCAAGTTCACAGCAACAGAACCCCTAGTTGTCCGCAACCAATCTGCACTTTCAGAAGTCACCAATCTACATTTCTTAACCTTTACTTTTACCAAATTTGGACATCCACCAGCAAGCGCTTCCATACCCTGATCGGATACTGGGCAACTCTTTATACAGAGTTTTCTTAATGCAATACATTTCGCAGCTATGCACGACAGTTCTGGATCCCCAACAGTTTCACTTCCACACAGAGCTAATCTCTCTAAATTCAAGCAATTCGTAGCCAACTTCTCCAAACTGGCACATGTTGGATTCACACCTATTAAAACCAATTCTTGTAAATTTGGGCAATGTTTTGCCACAGCAATTAACCCCTCATCACTTATCCTGTTAGTCTTCCACCCATCAATGTGAAGCTTCCTTAGAAGCTTACAGTTTTCAGCAACAGTCTTTAGACCATTATTAGTGCATTCAGGCGTTTTCACAAGGTGCAGAATTTCAAGAATGGAACATTTAGAAATAGCAGCAAGACCAGTGTCACTGACCTGAAGCCTCTCCAGATGAATTTCAAAAAGTTCACTGACTTGTTCAGCAATCACTTCCAGAATCTTATCCCAATCTCCAGAACAGCGAAAAAGCTTCAGAGTCCGCAAATACTTCGATCCAATAATCAAAGGTCCAAAACACTGCCCATTGTAGAGTTCCTTAAGGCAAATAACTCTCAGAGAACCCCCTGCAACACCAGGACCAATTGGCTCAGCTGCAGCACCATCTGTAATACCACGCAGCCTTTTCACGGACAACTCTTCCAGAGACGAGCAGTTATCCAACACGGCGTTCATCCCCTTAGCTCCAAAAGCACAGGATCCACAAGATAGCTTCTTCAAACCCCTGCAGTTCTTCGCAAAAGCTTCCATTCCAGCATCAGTAAGCTCCCGGCATGACCGGAGCTTCAAACGAGTTAGGTTCCGGCACCTTAAAGAGATAAGCACCAACGCCTCATCCCCAATACTCGCAGATCTACGGTCACATTTCAAAGCGAGTTTCGTTACCGAATCAAACCTAGAAAAAATCAAAGGAACTACAGCCACAAGGTCCGATTGTGCATTGAGCGAGAGACGATGACGGCTCTGCCCTTCGACACGGAGCCAACGGCGGCAGACGAGAGAAGAGCTTTTCCTGTCACCTGAGCTAAGAAAATGGAAAATGCAAGCTAAACACTCATCAGGAATATTAGAAGAATAATCAAACTCTCCGACATCGAATACATCGACAATATCGTCGGAATCATCAGTTTCCTTCATAGATAAAATCACCGGAGAAGATCTGAATTTAATACGGTTTTGAGCTCCGGCGACGGTGGAAGCTGATTGACCCATCCACCACtggaaaaataaagataggTCAGGTCACACAGTATCCAATTACTATTTCACCGCCTTTTTGTGTTCGTCTTTTTTGGATGAAGTCGCAATTTACAGGTGAATGAGATAGCGGACCTGAAATTAAAATTAGTTCAGATTTAATTCTAATTTACTGGAAGTTTGTTTGGGGGGTAACAAATGTTAATGTAAAATTACTTTCCATCTCAAAATACTTACCAAAAATATActctcaatttattttatttatttattaaattatatcaaaaatatatttttgcttTTACTCGCTACTTTAGCATAtatggagaaaatatttttttttcatgttttattctcactaataattatttttttcaaattattttgcaaaatatAAGACTACAAATATCTTTATCATgacacataaataaaataaatatctgataaaaaaaataattaatatcttAAAAATACTTTATACAAAAAATAACTGTCTCTTTAGCAAAATAATTAAACATTGATTTAAAAATTcagattaaaaataaattgtcaaTTATACccttatattaaaaaattatttctttaatagtattttgaatttattatttttttaatgagcaTGAAGAACTAAAGCTATATGTACTTTGGGACGAaaggaataaataaaagtaaaatacttacattttttagaaaaaattgagaataaaaaaagagattgtaaaATAGAAAATCGAacctaaatgataaataaaaattagacCACAAATCAACTAAATTACTTAGAAATTTCAGAAAGAGAATGTTCCTCCTAACGGCGAGTATTTGCATGAGAGATGAAAAAGTGCGTGCCTTGTGGACTACCTTCAAGTAGGCGTGCCTGTTGGGGTATTTGAGAATAGTGGGAAATGCAGAAGGAACACATCAAGAAAAGTGGTTAAATAGAACACAATAAACATGAGTTACGGTGTaatagtgaattttttttttattttttatcaaaaattttaaatttaaattttgaatatgaataaaaattttattagaAGCATTATCTCAAATagattttataataaataatttaaatttaataaaagcTCTAATGTGCATTTCGAATA
This region of Solanum dulcamara chromosome 9, daSolDulc1.2, whole genome shotgun sequence genomic DNA includes:
- the LOC129903302 gene encoding F-box protein At1g47056-like gives rise to the protein MGQSASTVAGAQNRIKFRSSPVILSMKETDDSDDIVDVFDVGEFDYSSNIPDECLACIFHFLSSGDRKSSSLVCRRWLRVEGQSRHRLSLNAQSDLVAVVPLIFSRFDSVTKLALKCDRRSASIGDEALVLISLRCRNLTRLKLRSCRELTDAGMEAFAKNCRGLKKLSCGSCAFGAKGMNAVLDNCSSLEELSVKRLRGITDGAAAEPIGPGVAGGSLRVICLKELYNGQCFGPLIIGSKYLRTLKLFRCSGDWDKILEVIAEQVSELFEIHLERLQVSDTGLAAISKCSILEILHLVKTPECTNNGLKTVAENCKLLRKLHIDGWKTNRISDEGLIAVAKHCPNLQELVLIGVNPTCASLEKLATNCLNLERLALCGSETVGDPELSCIAAKCIALRKLCIKSCPVSDQGMEALAGGCPNLVKVKVKKCRLVTSESADWLRTTRGSVAVNLDTPEPENPDASASDGGVPEVGNENRQLAGQVRGVSIASNTTGRSNSFKARLGLTTGRNLVACTFRRWASFGGNSRNN